One genomic segment of Candidatus Poseidoniia archaeon includes these proteins:
- a CDS encoding sugar phosphate nucleotidyltransferase → MRAVILTAGEAARLRSWTASRPKGMLPLANRTILEHLVAGLRDAGVRQVTLVVGHGAESVMSLFGDGGRHGVAVEYARQQELTGTLDALRLGAAAAPDEELLVVPGDNYVAPQGFVALLKEQGEALLASEALRWSKWGGLELEGDAVRLSYEEPDAVGRLHFTGIARLAPATVAKLAKSKERHIGKALQPLLADGTTQPAVAMAEAWHNIVYPWDMVGGNQVALRYLPQELAGTCEAGVMIRGAVAIGDGTRVAAGCYLQGPLAIGSGCRIGPGTVLGPSTAIGGGVEIGAHCEIADTLVMDSVSVGSYTHLQACVVGEASELGSHVVALPGPEEATYLQSQHSVVDRGAMVGDGCRIGDRVVLQGGCVLSRGAVVNDGAAVDGEFPPEAA, encoded by the coding sequence ATGCGTGCCGTAATCCTGACGGCCGGCGAAGCCGCACGGTTGCGGAGCTGGACCGCCAGTCGCCCCAAGGGGATGCTGCCGCTCGCCAACCGCACCATTCTGGAGCATCTTGTCGCCGGGCTGCGCGACGCGGGCGTGCGGCAGGTGACGCTAGTCGTGGGGCATGGCGCCGAGAGCGTCATGAGCCTGTTCGGCGATGGCGGTCGCCATGGCGTCGCGGTCGAATATGCGCGGCAGCAGGAGCTGACCGGCACGCTTGACGCGCTACGGCTCGGCGCCGCGGCTGCCCCCGACGAGGAACTGCTGGTCGTGCCGGGCGACAACTACGTTGCGCCGCAGGGATTTGTAGCGCTGCTCAAGGAGCAGGGCGAGGCACTGCTCGCGAGCGAGGCGCTGCGCTGGTCCAAGTGGGGCGGGCTCGAGCTGGAGGGCGACGCGGTGCGGCTCAGCTACGAAGAGCCGGACGCCGTCGGGCGACTACATTTCACCGGCATCGCGCGGCTCGCGCCGGCGACCGTCGCCAAGCTTGCAAAAAGCAAGGAGCGGCACATCGGCAAGGCGCTACAGCCGCTACTCGCCGACGGCACCACGCAGCCGGCGGTCGCGATGGCCGAGGCGTGGCACAACATCGTCTATCCGTGGGATATGGTGGGCGGCAACCAGGTCGCGCTGCGCTACCTGCCGCAGGAGCTGGCGGGGACCTGCGAAGCGGGCGTCATGATTCGCGGTGCGGTCGCCATCGGCGACGGGACGCGCGTCGCCGCCGGCTGCTACCTGCAGGGGCCGCTCGCGATTGGCAGCGGCTGCCGCATCGGCCCCGGCACCGTGCTGGGTCCGTCGACCGCCATCGGCGGCGGGGTCGAAATCGGCGCGCATTGCGAAATCGCCGACACGCTCGTAATGGATTCGGTCTCGGTCGGCAGCTATACCCACTTGCAGGCGTGCGTCGTCGGCGAAGCGAGCGAACTCGGCTCACACGTCGTCGCGCTCCCCGGCCCCGAAGAGGCTACTTACCTGCAGTCGCAGCACTCCGTGGTCGACCGCGGCGCGATGGTCGGCGACGGCTGTCGTATCGGCGACCGCGTGGTGCTGCAGGGCGGCTGCGTGCTCTCGCGCGGCGCCGTCGTGAACGACGGCGCCGCGGTCGACGGCGAATTCCCACCGGAGGCCGCCTGA
- the glmS gene encoding glutamine--fructose-6-phosphate transaminase (isomerizing) — MCGIVGYAGSGDAPQILIEALKQLEYRGYDSAGIAVQENGGLAVHKKQGRIAVMEETLPKLAATVGIGHTRWATHGEPSDANAHPHLDASGDIAVIHNGTLENYADLRSSMEATGIEFSSGTDTEVLPHLIARHYNGDLLTAVRAALGEVTGAYAIAVLHAAHPGEIVAARNESPLVVGFGEGENFLASDAPAIVKYTQRVAYVRNGELVRLTADSVDISDMAGTTREPEIEELEWAVEDAEQGGYAHFMLKEIFEQPRALQESLLPSLAEAIVDGLDLNWRIGSISIVACGTSFHAGLVGKYVIEQLTAIPVNVYHASEFRYSPPVQNVGGMLSARPLVMLISQSGETADTLAAARVARQQGSHTVAICNVGGSSLAREVDGILLTRAGPEIGVAATKTFMVQMQALYMLAVHLAYSRKSMDLPQLRRWEQELRRLPHYVGQVLERRSAISKLAGTLQSASSIFFIGRNLSYPIALEGALKLKEISYLHAEGYPAGELKHGPLALLSPETPVVAIMNSDHTHAKLVSNIEEVAARKAPLLLVAQEGDADTQRLAENIITVPATDPVLLPFTAGVALQLLAYHVADALGCEIDKPRNLAKSVTVE; from the coding sequence ATGTGCGGCATCGTCGGCTACGCCGGGAGCGGCGACGCGCCGCAAATCCTGATTGAGGCGCTGAAGCAGCTCGAATACCGCGGCTACGACTCGGCCGGCATCGCGGTGCAGGAAAACGGGGGGCTTGCCGTCCACAAGAAACAGGGGCGCATCGCGGTAATGGAGGAAACGCTGCCCAAGCTGGCGGCAACGGTCGGCATCGGCCACACCCGCTGGGCAACCCACGGCGAGCCGTCCGACGCCAACGCGCACCCGCATCTCGACGCCAGTGGCGACATCGCCGTCATCCACAACGGGACGCTCGAGAACTACGCCGACCTGCGCTCCAGCATGGAGGCGACCGGCATCGAGTTCAGCTCCGGGACCGATACAGAGGTGCTGCCGCACCTTATTGCGCGCCATTACAACGGCGACCTGCTCACGGCCGTGCGGGCGGCGCTTGGAGAGGTAACCGGCGCGTACGCGATTGCGGTGCTGCACGCGGCGCACCCCGGCGAAATCGTCGCGGCGCGCAACGAGTCGCCGCTGGTGGTCGGCTTCGGCGAAGGGGAGAATTTCCTGGCCAGCGACGCGCCGGCGATTGTGAAATACACGCAGCGCGTCGCGTATGTTCGCAACGGCGAACTGGTGCGGCTGACAGCCGACAGCGTTGATATCAGCGACATGGCGGGCACCACGCGCGAGCCCGAAATCGAGGAGCTGGAGTGGGCGGTCGAGGATGCCGAACAGGGGGGCTACGCGCACTTTATGCTCAAGGAAATCTTCGAGCAGCCCCGCGCATTGCAGGAATCGCTGCTGCCGTCGCTCGCCGAGGCGATTGTCGACGGACTCGACCTGAACTGGCGCATCGGCTCGATTTCAATCGTGGCGTGCGGCACTTCGTTCCACGCCGGACTGGTCGGCAAATACGTCATCGAGCAGCTGACTGCTATCCCGGTCAACGTCTACCACGCTTCCGAATTCCGCTATTCACCGCCGGTGCAGAACGTCGGCGGAATGCTCTCGGCGCGGCCGCTGGTGATGCTGATTTCACAGAGTGGGGAGACGGCCGACACGCTCGCCGCCGCCCGCGTGGCGCGGCAGCAGGGGTCGCACACGGTCGCCATCTGCAACGTTGGCGGCAGCAGTCTGGCGCGCGAAGTTGACGGTATCCTGCTGACGCGCGCCGGCCCGGAGATTGGCGTCGCGGCGACGAAAACTTTCATGGTACAGATGCAGGCGCTCTACATGCTGGCGGTGCATCTCGCCTATTCTCGCAAGAGCATGGACCTGCCGCAGCTACGGCGCTGGGAGCAGGAGCTGCGGCGGCTGCCACACTATGTGGGTCAGGTGCTCGAGCGCCGCTCCGCCATCAGCAAGCTGGCGGGGACGCTCCAGTCGGCCAGTTCCATCTTCTTCATCGGCCGCAACCTGAGCTATCCCATCGCGCTGGAGGGGGCGTTGAAGCTGAAAGAGATTTCGTATCTCCACGCTGAAGGATACCCGGCCGGCGAGCTGAAGCACGGGCCGCTGGCGCTGCTATCGCCAGAGACGCCGGTCGTCGCCATCATGAACTCCGACCACACCCACGCCAAGCTGGTCTCCAATATCGAGGAAGTGGCGGCGCGCAAGGCGCCGCTGCTGCTGGTCGCGCAGGAGGGCGACGCGGATACGCAGCGGCTTGCGGAGAATATTATCACGGTCCCGGCGACCGACCCCGTATTGCTGCCGTTCACTGCCGGGGTTGCGCTGCAGCTGCTCGCTTACCACGTTGCCGACGCGCTGGGATGCGAAATCGACAAGCCGCGCAACCTTGCCAAGTCGGTAACTGTCGAGTAA
- a CDS encoding phospholipase D-like domain-containing protein, translated as MRRVLALLLVLLLLPWQPPGAGARADPTIEISEYPAPVAGAAGTIIPVAVSVAGEFGRNYEVAAWFYHSGSASWPSEGWDGEGWFRVNYFAIFLDGNGEWSGIIWLRLKEELPAGSYLKAKVRDTNTTSDYGEDRVDDIPVAASFGWVQGYAGDGDSAWEDAHVELRASGTLAAGNLTEAQPWQSQGDAGFFRLAAPAGDYTLRMADGSAERTVTVVNGQTTETTLGYDAGLTLSLLERPVQIVPETGTLFPVELRLHGDAGAELRLEIALRESNASRSQLWNGSDWADALDATLDGNGTWREAIWLRLTEALSGDLQLAAAAYDSGELVANASTALPLASEWGWLAGALGPANGSRQASLWDDATLVARTLTLPLPWPAVGDAGNLTLAAPPGSYRLVVAGVLEQQVEIVAGETTLFELGEPLPEAALELLELPQAIAGGAGTLLPLKVRFQGVPGTDYEIMAWFYGNGSMRSQPWDGSEWRNSYQPLALNGSLGWEGTLWLRLDSELPAGSYLKIKVRNAADTADFIELKTTAFAIPPAWGSVVGYVGNSSAPHSVLRVELRNTSGLVAANLSQPGSWGAGCDWGRYRLAAPPGDYTVRLPTGEWLPVSVAAGATARLDLGHTPPASGGHGVLLEWVWFDPWLTGEADEAISIFNTGPAQDVGGWLLGDAGDQLCLPRGTLLAAGERLVLAQNATAFFASHHAWPDFQMLPDGSGVPALEGSPFYLRNLGDIVELRDRRGVLADAVAWGEITGGDTALPAGWSGATAELPGEGRYLHRNNASGAGYRDTDSAADWASYRQLRPGQSDFASSLHAARAITAFASPDSTFDVLRDLLQDAESSIDLSLYYLNHTALVDELLAARDRGVQVRVLLEGSPVAGFASHYRYHAAQLVAGGVDVRLMLRVGDEPTRYPYIHAKYLVVDGRYTAVMSENWGSTGIPTEGSGNRGWGVVVESDSLASSLTAIFETDFDTAWGDVVAFDTATAPADFTPVEPYIREAAVAPRPPLELEQLFEVQLVAGPDNTLHNSTVMGLLTRAESRILVQQHHLTTWWSTGESPYLEALLAAHERGVAVTVMLDGTKQEVADNNRQGFLALQEAGVAVRYYRGDEFTRIHNKALVVDDRWTLVGSINWGVGGGAWNREIGLILDSTAVASYYSILFWDDWALANGSAPPPPPAPGGGDSGQGLPALPLLVGVAALAVVARRKRWR; from the coding sequence GTGCGCCGTGTGCTGGCCCTGCTGCTCGTCCTGTTGCTGCTGCCGTGGCAGCCGCCCGGTGCGGGGGCGCGGGCTGACCCGACCATCGAGATTAGTGAATACCCGGCGCCGGTCGCCGGCGCTGCCGGGACCATAATCCCGGTAGCCGTCTCGGTCGCGGGCGAGTTCGGCCGCAACTACGAGGTGGCAGCGTGGTTCTACCACTCCGGCTCCGCCAGCTGGCCTTCGGAGGGGTGGGATGGCGAGGGCTGGTTCCGGGTCAACTATTTCGCGATTTTCCTCGACGGCAACGGCGAGTGGAGCGGTATTATCTGGCTGCGCCTCAAGGAGGAGCTGCCGGCCGGCAGCTACCTCAAGGCGAAGGTGCGCGACACCAACACCACCAGCGATTACGGCGAGGACCGCGTCGATGACATCCCCGTCGCCGCCAGCTTCGGCTGGGTGCAGGGCTACGCCGGCGACGGCGACAGTGCGTGGGAGGACGCGCACGTCGAGCTCCGCGCTTCCGGGACGCTCGCGGCCGGCAACCTGACCGAGGCGCAGCCGTGGCAGTCGCAGGGCGATGCCGGCTTTTTCCGGCTCGCAGCCCCGGCAGGCGACTACACGCTGCGCATGGCCGACGGCAGTGCCGAGCGGACGGTCACCGTCGTGAACGGGCAAACCACCGAGACGACGCTCGGCTACGATGCCGGGCTGACGCTGTCGCTGCTCGAGCGTCCCGTGCAAATCGTGCCGGAAACGGGGACGCTCTTCCCGGTCGAGCTTCGCCTTCACGGCGATGCCGGCGCGGAGCTGCGGCTGGAAATCGCCTTGCGGGAATCCAACGCTTCACGCTCACAGCTCTGGAACGGCAGCGACTGGGCTGACGCGCTCGACGCGACGCTCGACGGCAACGGCACCTGGCGCGAAGCCATCTGGCTGCGGCTCACGGAAGCCCTGTCAGGCGACCTGCAGCTGGCGGCCGCCGCATACGATTCCGGGGAGCTGGTGGCGAACGCCAGCACGGCCCTGCCGCTCGCGAGCGAGTGGGGCTGGCTCGCCGGCGCGCTTGGCCCCGCTAACGGTTCCCGACAGGCGAGCCTGTGGGACGACGCGACGCTGGTGGCGCGGACGCTGACGTTGCCGCTGCCGTGGCCCGCGGTGGGCGACGCCGGCAACCTGACGCTGGCGGCACCGCCCGGGAGCTACCGGCTGGTGGTGGCGGGCGTGCTGGAACAGCAGGTCGAAATCGTCGCGGGCGAGACGACGTTGTTCGAGCTGGGCGAGCCGTTGCCCGAAGCGGCGCTCGAGCTGCTCGAACTGCCGCAGGCGATTGCCGGCGGGGCGGGGACGCTGCTGCCGCTCAAGGTGCGCTTTCAGGGCGTTCCCGGCACCGACTACGAAATCATGGCGTGGTTCTACGGCAACGGCTCGATGCGCTCGCAGCCGTGGGACGGCAGCGAATGGCGCAACAGCTACCAGCCGCTGGCGCTGAACGGTAGCCTCGGCTGGGAAGGCACGCTCTGGCTACGGCTCGACTCGGAGCTGCCGGCCGGCAGCTACCTGAAAATCAAGGTGCGCAACGCTGCCGATACTGCGGATTTCATCGAGCTGAAAACTACCGCTTTCGCCATTCCGCCCGCGTGGGGCAGCGTCGTCGGCTACGTTGGCAACAGCAGCGCCCCCCACTCTGTGCTGCGAGTCGAGCTGCGCAACACCAGCGGGCTCGTCGCCGCCAACCTGTCGCAACCGGGTTCATGGGGCGCCGGCTGCGACTGGGGGCGCTACCGGCTGGCGGCCCCGCCCGGCGATTACACTGTGCGGCTGCCGACCGGCGAATGGCTGCCGGTCAGCGTCGCGGCCGGCGCGACGGCGCGGCTCGACCTAGGGCACACGCCGCCCGCGAGCGGCGGCCACGGCGTGCTGCTGGAGTGGGTCTGGTTTGACCCGTGGCTGACCGGTGAAGCTGACGAAGCGATTTCGATTTTCAACACCGGCCCGGCGCAGGACGTCGGCGGCTGGTTGCTGGGCGACGCGGGCGACCAGCTCTGCCTGCCGCGGGGCACGCTGCTCGCTGCGGGCGAGCGGCTGGTGCTGGCGCAAAACGCGACCGCCTTCTTCGCCTCGCACCACGCGTGGCCCGACTTCCAGATGCTCCCTGACGGCAGCGGAGTCCCGGCGCTCGAAGGCAGTCCGTTTTACCTGCGCAACCTCGGCGATATCGTCGAGCTGCGCGACCGGCGCGGCGTGCTCGCTGACGCGGTGGCGTGGGGCGAAATAACAGGGGGCGACACCGCCTTGCCGGCGGGATGGAGCGGCGCCACGGCGGAGCTGCCGGGCGAAGGGCGCTACCTGCACCGCAACAACGCTTCCGGCGCGGGCTACCGCGACACCGACAGCGCCGCCGACTGGGCCAGCTACCGCCAGCTGCGCCCGGGGCAGAGCGACTTCGCGAGCAGTCTGCACGCTGCGCGGGCGATTACCGCCTTCGCGTCGCCCGATTCGACCTTCGACGTGCTGCGCGACCTTTTACAGGACGCCGAGAGCAGCATCGACCTGAGCCTCTATTACCTGAACCACACCGCGCTGGTCGACGAGCTGCTCGCTGCGCGCGACCGCGGTGTGCAGGTGCGAGTGCTGCTGGAAGGCTCGCCGGTCGCCGGCTTTGCCAGTCATTACCGTTACCACGCTGCGCAACTGGTCGCGGGCGGCGTCGACGTGCGGCTGATGTTGCGCGTCGGCGACGAGCCGACGCGCTACCCCTACATCCACGCCAAGTATCTTGTCGTCGACGGTCGCTATACGGCGGTAATGTCGGAGAACTGGGGCTCGACCGGCATCCCCACCGAAGGCAGCGGCAACCGCGGCTGGGGCGTCGTCGTCGAATCCGACAGCCTCGCGTCGTCGCTTACCGCGATTTTCGAAACCGATTTCGACACTGCATGGGGCGACGTCGTTGCCTTCGACACCGCCACCGCGCCAGCCGATTTCACGCCGGTCGAGCCGTACATCCGCGAAGCGGCGGTCGCGCCGCGCCCGCCGCTCGAGCTGGAGCAGCTCTTCGAAGTGCAGCTGGTGGCCGGCCCCGACAACACACTGCACAACTCCACAGTCATGGGGCTGCTGACGCGTGCAGAGAGCCGCATCCTGGTCCAGCAGCACCACCTGACAACATGGTGGTCGACCGGCGAGAGCCCCTACCTCGAAGCGCTGCTCGCCGCCCACGAACGTGGCGTCGCGGTGACGGTAATGCTCGATGGCACTAAGCAGGAAGTCGCCGACAACAACCGGCAGGGATTCCTCGCCTTGCAGGAAGCGGGCGTCGCGGTGCGCTACTACCGCGGCGACGAATTCACTCGCATCCACAACAAGGCGCTGGTCGTCGACGACCGCTGGACGCTGGTGGGGAGCATCAACTGGGGCGTCGGGGGCGGCGCCTGGAATCGCGAAATCGGCCTCATCCTCGACTCGACTGCGGTCGCGAGCTATTACTCCATCCTCTTCTGGGACGACTGGGCGCTCGCCAACGGCTCCGCGCCGCCGCCGCCGCCCGCGCCGGGCGGCGGCGATTCCGGGCAGGGGCTGCCGGCGCTGCCGCTACTAGTGGGAGTTGCGGCACTGGCGGTCGTCGCGCGCCGGAAAAGGTGGCGCTGA
- a CDS encoding 50S ribosomal protein L40e codes for MARFPEAEARLFNKKICMKCNARNATKAVRCRKCNSSDLRSKARESRGK; via the coding sequence ATGGCCCGGTTTCCGGAAGCAGAGGCACGCCTTTTCAACAAGAAAATCTGTATGAAGTGCAACGCTCGCAATGCTACCAAGGCGGTTCGCTGTCGCAAGTGCAACTCGAGTGACCTGCGGTCCAAGGCACGAGAGTCGCGCGGGAAGTAG
- a CDS encoding hemolysin family protein, with amino-acid sequence MLELGTELASVSWSQVAFFLLLALGISFLCSLLEAVLLSANWTYIEKLAREGRSSGPLLRRFKEEIDAPLAAILTLNTVAHTVGAAGVGAQFYESGGNWLAAASIIMTLLILIFSEIIPKTIGATYWRQLATPSAHAIRWMVLLTWPAVVILQKFSRSISTNGAQPEMTREEMIAVAELGEDQGTLDKGETRVIRNLLTLDNIHAEDVMTPSTVMLTFQQSQTVAQVVEAHSPLPFSRIPVTDSGLDDVVGFVLRSRLMEAYGGNDSESPLGDLLQPLHSVGPEDSVSDLLDEFIARREHAFLVVDEYGTTQGLITLEDAVETLLGVEIVDESDSVEDMRQLARELWEKRQRRREVSQSAAGRPTR; translated from the coding sequence ATGCTTGAGCTCGGGACGGAACTGGCGTCCGTCTCATGGTCCCAGGTAGCATTCTTCCTGCTGCTGGCGCTGGGAATCTCGTTCCTCTGCTCGCTGCTCGAGGCAGTGCTGCTATCCGCCAACTGGACCTACATCGAGAAACTGGCCCGGGAAGGGCGCAGCAGCGGGCCGCTGCTGCGCCGCTTCAAGGAGGAAATCGACGCCCCGCTGGCGGCAATCCTGACACTGAACACCGTCGCGCACACCGTCGGCGCGGCCGGGGTCGGCGCGCAGTTCTACGAAAGCGGCGGCAACTGGCTGGCGGCAGCCTCGATTATCATGACGCTGCTCATCCTGATATTCTCGGAAATCATCCCGAAAACCATCGGCGCCACCTACTGGCGGCAGCTGGCGACGCCTTCCGCGCACGCCATCCGCTGGATGGTGTTGCTCACCTGGCCAGCAGTCGTAATCCTGCAGAAATTTTCGCGCTCAATCTCGACCAACGGCGCACAGCCCGAGATGACGCGCGAGGAAATGATTGCCGTCGCTGAACTGGGCGAGGACCAGGGGACGCTAGACAAGGGCGAGACACGCGTTATCCGGAACCTGCTGACGCTCGATAATATCCACGCCGAGGACGTCATGACTCCCAGCACAGTCATGCTCACCTTCCAGCAGTCGCAAACCGTTGCGCAGGTAGTCGAGGCGCACTCGCCGCTCCCCTTCTCGCGCATCCCGGTCACCGACTCCGGGCTGGACGATGTAGTCGGCTTCGTGCTGCGCAGCCGGTTGATGGAGGCTTACGGCGGCAACGATAGCGAATCCCCGTTAGGCGACCTGCTCCAGCCGCTGCACAGCGTGGGGCCAGAGGACAGCGTCTCCGACCTGCTCGACGAGTTCATCGCCCGGCGCGAGCACGCCTTCCTCGTCGTGGATGAATACGGCACCACGCAGGGGCTGATTACGCTCGAAGACGCTGTGGAAACGCTATTGGGAGTGGAAATCGTCGACGAATCCGACTCGGTCGAGGACATGCGCCAGCTGGCGCGCGAGTTGTGGGAGAAGCGGCAGCGGCGGCGCGAGGTCAGCCAGTCCGCTGCTGGCCGACCCACTCGCTGA